In Hippoglossus stenolepis isolate QCI-W04-F060 chromosome 20, HSTE1.2, whole genome shotgun sequence, the following are encoded in one genomic region:
- the unc93a gene encoding protein unc-93 homolog A translates to MISRNFKNVLVVSVGFLFLFTAYGGLQSLQSSLNAKDGMGVASLSVVYASIIVSSMFLPPIMIKNLGCKWTIVAGMVCYVSYSFGNLYPGWYTLIPTSVILGLGGSPLWSAKCTYLTISGNSQAAKDGGRGPDVINQYFGIFFFIFQSSAVWGNLMSSLIFGQDLDIANIPEEQLIYCGAADCGLNVSSSNSTTTTRPAQELVWKLVGSYIGVGVVAILIVSVFLDNIDREQASEFRGNHEPFGRTFLATFRLLRDWRLVTLIPLTMYSGFEQSFLSGEYTKNYVTCALGIHYVGFVMMCFGATNSVCSFIFGRLARYTGRAALFSLAALTNFCCIIGLLMWRPHQDELAVFFVFPALWGMSDAVWQTQTNALYGVLFSADKEAAFANYRMWESLGFVIAFAYSTFLCLEYKLYILLAVLLLTVVTYPIVEYHEHKKPTPEAKEAFLTHVDTVQTEDNFIICQSKV, encoded by the exons ATGATCAGCCGCAACTTCAAGAACGTGCTGGTGGTGTCGGTGGGGTTCCTGTTCCTGTTCACGGCGTACGGAGGCCTGCAGAGTTTACAG AGCAGTCTGAATGCGAAGGACGGGATGGGCGTGGCCTCTCTGAGCGTCGTCTACGCCTCCATCAtcgtctcctccatgttcctGCCGCCGATCATGATCAAGAATCTGGGCTGTAAATGGACCATCGTCGCCGGGATGGTCTGCTACGTCTCCTACTCCTTCGGAAACCTCTACCCaggatg GTACACCCTCATCCCCACCTCTGTGATCCTGGGTTTGGGCGGCTCCCCCCTGTGGTCGGCCAAATGCACCTACCTGACCATCTCCGGGAACTCTCAGGCCGCCAAGGACGGCGGGAGGGGCCCCGACGTCATCAACCAATACTTCggcatcttcttcttcatcttccagTCGTCGGCCGTGTGGGGAAACCTCATGTCGTCGCTCATCTTCGGACAGGACTTGGACATAG CGAACATCCCAGAGGAGCAGCTGATTTACTGCGGAGCGGCCGACTGTGGCCTCAACGTCAGCTCCAGCaacagcaccaccaccaccaggccGGCTCAGGAACTGGTGTGGAAGCTCGTCGGAAGCTACATCG GTGTGGGTGTTGTGGCCATCCTCATCGTCTCAGTGTTCCTGGACAACATCGACCGGGAGCAGGCCAGCGAGTTCCGCGGCAACCACGAGCCGTTTGGTCGAACCTTCCTGGCCACGTTCCGGCTGCTGAGGGACTGGAGGCTGGTGACGCTCATCCCTCTCACCATGTACAGCGGCTTCGAGCAGAGCTTCCTGTCGGGGGAGTACACCAAG AACTACGTGACGTGCGCTCTGGGGATCCACTACGTCGGCTTCGTGATGATGTGCTTCGGAGCCACCAACTCCGTGTGCTCGTTCATCTTTGGCCGACTGGCTCGGTACACGGGCAGAGCGGCTCTCTTCTCCCTCG CCGCGCTGACCAACTTCTGCTGCATCATCGGTCTGTTGATGTGGAGGCCGCATCAGGATGAGCTGgctgtgttctttgtgtttcccGCTCTGTGGGGAATGTCCGACGCCGTCTGGCAAACTCAGACCAACG CACTCTACGGCGTCCTCTTCTCTGCCGACAAAGAGGCAGCGTTCGCCAACTACCGCATGTGGGAGTCTCTGGGTTTCGTCATCGCCTTCGCCTACAGCACCTTCCTGTGTCTGGAGTACAAGCTGTACATCCTGCTGGCCGTCCTGCTGCTGACCGTCGTCACCTACCCCATCGTGGAGTACCACGAGCACAAGAAGCCCACGCCGGAAGCCAAAGAGGCCTTCTTGACACACGTAGACACCGTCCAAACAGAGGACAATTTCATCATCTGTCAGTCAAAAGTGTAG